From Punica granatum isolate Tunisia-2019 chromosome 1, ASM765513v2, whole genome shotgun sequence:
TGTCCCTCCGTCCCGTCACGACAGCAGCTGCCCAGTCCTACCCGAGCCCCGCGGAGGACGACCCGCCGGAGGCCCCGGAGGACTCCGTCCACGGGGTCTCCAAGTTCCAGCAGATCCACCGCCAGGCCGCCCGCGCCCGCAAGCTCCAGGAGGAGGACTTCAAGAAGCACCAGTCCACGTTCCTCTCCGCCATTGCCGACGTGGAGGACGCCCCCGATAGCCAAGGAGCTGCCGCTCAGGATGACTCCGGCGACGACCTGTTCGGGGAAATTGACAAAGCCATTGCCTTGAAGAGGAGGGAGTTCGTGAAGCAGGGGCTCTTGGCGCCCAAcaccaagaaagagaaagtgCTGGACGCGGAAGGTGGATTTACTATAATGCTCATTATTTTGTTGAATTTGCATTTTGAAGGAGAAATTAGTCTAACAGTACGTTGAATTTTGCATTTTTGAATGTGTTGAAGAATTGGAGCCGGAAGAGGTAGTCGACTTGGAGGAGATTCAAGAACTGCAGGGTCTAAGAGTCGTCTCTGCTGGTGAAGGCGAGGAGGACGATGGTTCAAGAACATTTGATGACGAGGTGAGTGATTCGGGCAAGGCCAACCGTGGGTCTGTCTCGGATCCTTCCTTCGATTTAGACTTTGACATTTATGGGAAAGCGCGGGCTAGAATAGTAGAACCCAAGTTTAAAATGACCCTGGCTGAGCTGCTAGACGAGAGCAAGGTTGTCCCCATCTCTGTTTTCGGCAATTTAGAGGTTGAGATCACGGGGATTCAGCACGACTCACGACTAGTCAGTTCGGGGGATCTATTTGTTTGCTGTGTAGGGAGGAAAACAGATGGGCACTTGTTCTTGAGTGAGGCTGATAAGAGAGGAGCTGTAGCCGTTGTGGCGAGTAAGGAGATTGACATAGAGGAGACTTTGGGTTGTAAGGCACTTGTGATCGTAGAAGACACAAGTGCCGTGTTAGCCTCCTTGGCCGCTTCCTTTTATAGGCAACCATCGAGGAATATGTCTGTAATTGGGATAACAGGGACTAATGGGAAAACTACAACTGCTTACTTGGTTAAAGGGATGTACGAAGCAATGGGACTGAGGACGGGGATGTTAAGCACGGTAGCTTATTATGTTCACGGGGATAATAAATTGGAGTCCCCGAACACAACCCCTGATGCTGTTCTGGTCCAGAATTTGATGGCCAAGATGCTTCATAATGGTACCGAAGCAGTGGTTATGGAGGCTTCTTCCCATGGACTGGCCCTGGGGAGGTGTGACGAGGTCGATTTTGATATTGCAGTCTTTACGAACTTGACACGGGACCACTTGGACTTTCACGGATCTGAGGAGGAGTACAAGGAGGCCAAGGCCAAATTGTTCTCAAGGATGGTGGACCCTGAGCGGCACCGGAAGATTGTGAACATAGATGACCCAAATGCTCCTTTCTTCATTGCGCAGGGGAACTCAGACGTGCCTGTTGTCACCTTTGGGATGGAGAATAAGAATGCTGATGTTTATCCTTTGAAGTTTGAACTCTCCCTGTTCGAGACTCAGGTTTTGGTTCACACGCCCCAGGGTATCTTGGAGATCTCATCAGGGTTGCTCGGCAGGCATAACATATATAACATTCTTGCAGCTGTTGCTGTTGGGATTGCAGTTGGGGCCCCCTTAGAGGACATTGTACGAGGTATTGAGGAAGTGGATGCTGTTCCTGGGAGGTGTGAGTTGATAGATGAGGAACAGGCTTTCGGAGTAATTGTAGATTATGCTCACACTCCTGATGCCCTGTCTAGACTCCTAGATTCTGTGAGAGAACTTGGCGCGAGGAGGATTATCACTGGTATGTATGCTTGTCTTGCATACTGCTCTTACATCTACTTCCAATCTGGTTTGCAATCCAAATGACCTAAGCTGTGTTGTTTGACGCTCAAGCTGGACTTGGCTTGAATTACAAAGTTTATGCTGAAAGCATGGGTTGAGTACAATTACCATTTTAATGTTCGAGTTTGGCTCAAACCCCTAGTCAATAGAATAGACTTGAGCTGGACTTGGCTTGAAGTCATAGTCAATAGACTTgagcttggcttggcttgaaGTCATAGTCAATAGACTTGAGCTTGACTGGCTTGAAGTCATAGTCAATAGACTTGAGCGTGAAGTGATTATCCATAAAGTCAAGCCTTTggtttaattgatttttatttttaacttgaTGTTTACATAATGTGGCTGAGCTCAATTATGAGCGTTAAAAACCTTGCACTTTCGGAACATATTAGGGCTTAAATCTATTGAATAATAATGGAGAAGATCGAGTAGGCTTGGGAGATTCTCGGGTTGAGCATTACTGATCTCGAGCTCTGATTTGCTCAACTAAATAGCTCACATGAGCTCAGAAAGTTGAGTTACAATGTGTGAAGTAGTGATCTATCGAGCACAAATGTCTCATGGGGAATTGAATTCTTGAGATTAGGAGGAAAGAATGGAGAATTTACAACAAATATAAGCTAGTACATAGAAATATTCTGATTTGGGAGGGCAACTATCTCTTTGAACCTGGGTACCCTGTCCACCACTGCTCCCAAGTAGCTTTGGCTTGCTTGTTTTCCTACTACCTTGTGCTTCTAATGGGAAATGATCTTTGTTTGCTTCTTGCTCATGTTGCCATCTCTCTCTTGTGCATTGTGAAAGTTGTGGGTTGTGCTGGTGAGAGCGACAGAGGGAAAAGACCTATGATGACGAAGATTGCAACTGATAAGAGCGATGTGACGATTTTGACATCTGACAACCCGAAGAGTGAAGATCCATGTGCGTATGCTCATCTCCAATCTGTGCTGCTGCTGCGAAATTACTGGTTTCTGTTTGGAGAATGAATAGGTGCTCAGATCCAATAGAAACGTGACATCATGGTCCGGTGCAATGTTAAGTTGCAAAAGAGCCATGCATGTCAAGTTTCTGTTGGATCTGAATGCGGACAAGTTTGTGGTCTTAGCGCAAACAATAATTTACCCTATATAGATATTGGAACTCAGCGCTAACTATGAGGTGTTTAATTTGTTGCCAGTGGACATTCTCGACGACATGCTTGCTGGAGTAGGATGGACGATGCAGGATTACTTGAAATATGGAGAGAACGATTACTACCCTCCACTTCCAAATGGTCATAGGCTCTTTCTGCATGACATCAGGCGAGTAGCTGTCCGTTGTGCTGTTGCTATGGGTGAGGAAGGCGATATGGTCGTAAGTTTCTCGAACCCTTCCAATGATTTTACCCTTTGATATTCAGTGTGCTCATACATGACATGAGGAGATACGCGATCTTTGTTTATAACCTGAATATATTTCTTCAAGAACCATCAGTAACTCCTGTGCTTGGTGCTTATTTACTTATAGGTGGTTGCTGGGAAAGGCCATGAAACTTATCAGATTGAGGGTGACAAAAATGAGTTTTTTGATGATAGAGAAGAATGTCGAGAAGCTCTGCAGTATGTGGATGAGCTGCATCAAGCTGGAATAGACACGAGCGAATTTCCATGGAGGTCAGTACATTTGCTTATGAAAATCTTGCTATTCTTTGTgaaggctttttttttttttttaatcacgTTTGTTTCATACGAGTATATGATTTCTGAGGTTGATATGAAATCAACTATCAACCATCAGGCGGGCAGCATATATGGACCAACTTCCAGTTGGTTTAATCAGTATGCCTGAAGGCCTCCATCTAACAATTTTCTGGCTTTCGATAAAAGCGGAAGATAAATGATCTCTGCCCATGATATCAGGAGTCGGTACGCTGATTTTGGTCTTCTGGTTCTAATTTTCGTGTGATCTTGTTGCAGGCTACCTGAGAGTCATTAATGGAAAGAGATGGACTAAGACGAACAAAACCAGCGAAGGAGCAGTATTACACGGGGAGCAGCTCTCGCGACTGAGCTGTGATGTGTCACACACTTTCCGGCTCTCTCAGCAACCCAAAGAGGCAGTCACTGATCAATTGCAGCAGTTACTGCCCAACTAAATCAGCCGGCAGCAATATGTCTGCTGGGtcaggaaaagaaaatccatTGATGGAGGAGGAACCGGAGCCCGACCACCGACGTCTGCCTACATCCCGGCAAGTTTTGTGAAATATGGAAGCCTTTTGTAGTATCTCCTGCTGTGTATATTCAGTGTTGTCTTTTTGTCCTCGACATGTAGTATAGATGCATGAGCCAGTTGAGGAGATGATAATGTAAAACGTTCTTAATAATATAGAGGTGCCCTTAAATTGATCAATCTGAACTGAAATTAATCTTGATTAAATTAGATTTAAACatgaaatccaaaaaaaaaaaaaaaaagagaagggcTTTGCGTTTTTGCACTTTTGGCTGTCAAGCTTCTAGAAACGAAGTGGTTAATCTAATTATAGCCTGTTTCTAGAAAGCTAACAAATTGATTACATGCCAATTTGCCGTTAACAAATCGAAATTGTGGTGTCAGATCAAACGacaaattatcaaattataaataaaaaacccTAATTTACAATCAGAAATCAtccagaagaagaagaagggggaCTAAACGCCCACAAAATTCCGGTGGAATTTGGCCGGCTTCACCCATCTTTGGCCGACCGAGTTTGACCGTCTTTCcactctcttcttccttccttcctacCTAAAACTGTGGTCAAACAATTTCTCTTGCTGGGTTGACCACAGAACCAGAGCTCTCCCCCCCACCTTCCCCTTCTTCAAAGGAACCTCCTTTATCATCTCCTTCCCACCCCTTAATCCCCTGCAAGTTCCGTTTCTTCGGGCTGTCGATTCGTCTGAGATCGAAGTTATGCCGTCTCTCGCAAGCTCTGTTCCTGCTCCAGCCATGTCGGGTGGTTCAACTAGGTTTCAGCGGTCGAAGACGGAGTCAAACATCGTCACTATCGACGTCGGCGGCCAGATGTTCCAGACGACCAAGCAAACCTTGGCCCTCGCCGGCCCCGATTCCCTCCTCTCCGAGCTCGCCGGCTCAGACCCATCTCAGCTCGCCCACCGTTTCATCGACCGGGACCCCGAGCTGTTCTCCGtcctcctctccctcctcaGGACCGGCAACTTGCCCTCCAAAGCCAAGAGCTTTGACCTCCGGGACCTGATCTCCGAGTCCGAGTTCTATGGGGTCGAGTCCTTCCTGGTCAATTCCCTCTCCAATCCCTCCCAGTTCGATGCCTTCAACCTCGAGAAGTCGCGGATTTTGGAGCTGAACGGCCGGGATCTTCCCTCCACGATCGCTGCCGCTCCATCCGGGTCCCTTCACGTTGTGCACGGCAGCAAAATCACCTCTTTCGATTGGTCATTGAGGAAGAAGTCGACTATCTTGACCCAATTCCCGGCCATCGATTCACTGCTGGAGATCTCCCCGAGAATAGTCGCTGCTGGTGCGACCGATTTTCCGGGGCTGCAGATTCTCGAGCTCCAGAAGGGGGCTGTGAGAGCTTCCCTGAACTGGGAAAACGCGACGAAGTCCGCCTCAACGGTTCAGGCGATTGGCTCGTCTGGTGATCACTTGTTCACTAGCTTCGAGTCGAGTAGGCGAAACTCGAATTGCATAATGGTATATGATCAGCAGAGCTTGAGGCCAGTTACTGAGATTGCCCACTTTGAGATTTACGGTGCCGAGATCGAGTCAGCTGTCCCAGCCACGAAGCTGAGGTGGGTTCCGGGTGTGAACCTGTTAATGGCTTCCGGGTCTCACCGTGGGCCCTTGGGGATGACGGGCAACATCAGACTGTGGGATGTAAGGTCAGGGAGTGCAGTTTGGGAGGTGAAAGAGAGAGCCGATTGCTTCTCGGACGTGACCTTCTCGGACCGCCTCTCTGCGATCTTCAAGGTGGGCGTGGACTCAGGTGAAGTCTCATACATGGACTTGAGGAGCCTGGGGACTGAGAGCTCATGGGTATGTCTTGGGGAAGGGAAGAGATCAGCGAGCGGGAAGAAGGAAGGCTTGGGGTGTAGAATCGAGGGCCACGGGAGTCAAGTCTTTTGCAGTAGAGGAGGGGACATAGAGCTGTGGTCGGAGGTGGCCGTGATGGGGTCTTCTTCGGATAGGAGCGAAAACGGGTTGCAGGGCAGAGTGTTTAGGAAGAACTTGGTGGGAAGAGCGAAGGACATGGGAGGTGCTAAGATTACAAGCTTAGCTTTCGGGAACAAGATGTTTGTTACCCGGAAAGACTTGCAGTTCGTCGAGGTCTGGGAGAGTACTGTTAGTAGATAATGATTTCCGCTCACATTTGCTTGAGGCAACATAGGGTACTCTTTTCGGTCGATAAAGAAGTAGAATTCATTGTTTTTACTAGGTCTCGAGTGTCATTGTACGAGATAGCAGGAGATTGCAACCTGCTTCAACCCGGTGAGAAAGAAACACGGGTTGATTCTTGTACATAAGCTGTTTGCAAAGGATTAGTTTGTTATTTGACGCGAACGTTATTGGCGATTTGTTAAACTATTACATCTGTTTATTACTATGGAAAGCTTTGAGAGGCGATCAGAATAAAAGAAGGTAAGAAGATCTGCAACTCCTCGTTTGGTTTTCAGAATGTCACGACATTTGAAATCATCTTCAGGTTGAAGTTTGCTGTTTATGGGTTCGATCGGTTTCGCGGGTGATTTATATGGGGATCCCTCATAGCAGGGACTCGAAAGTTCAAAACAAGACCAATTTGGACCATGAAATGCAAATCCTAGTCCAAGAGCAGATTGTAAAACCAATAGTTGTAATTTGAAGTCAATGTTCTACGATTCTTGCATGGTTTGTGATGATTCTCCTGCAATAGTATCGATAGTAGCACAGAATGTCATACTAATCTGCCTAGAGTTTAATGACAGTAGCACGGAAAGCCGAATTGATCTACTGAGAGTTCAAGTCGGTAGGAGTTGCATGGTACGACCAATATTTGCATCGAATAACATGATTTGGATGagaaagaattaataaaatccgGACATCGTGGAACAAATGCATGTGTGACATGGTGGTAGTCCAGCTATTTTCAACGGAGAATGAACTGGACGAACAAGAGACACACATACACAGCAACAAGGCAAGCAAAAGCATATTAATTTAGGGTAGAAATTGCACTGGGGCAGGGCAGCACTGTGCATTATTGATCCATGGCATGTTTTTCTTGGTTGTGATATAAATAAACCCACCAAACTGTTGGGACTTATATTTAATCAATTCGTATTAGGTGGACCCTTTTAATGTTTACCTATATGgacattatttattatttattatttatttatagttaAGATGTTGATGTTCAGTTTTGTTAATTGTCATTTTGATGCTTCTTGGATAGCAATAACAATAATGAACCAAATCTTGCCCGTGGAGGCGTTATCCTAGACGACTAACTCCATTGCATCTCTTGGATATTCTCGGACCATGCCATGAAAAGCTCCTATGCTGGTAGGTGCTGATTTCTCACGATCCTGCCTATGTCTAGTCATTATCTTGTAAGGGCTTTCCATATCAATAACATATATCTTTATCAAGCGAATGGGGTGACTGgattattaataaatgaaagagcttaattttttacatctTTTTACCAGAAACTTGCGTAATCAATgtgatttttcttcttcttttttttcctaggTAAATAGTCTAATAGATCGTCGATTCAAATGTATTAAAAGTTAGATCGAGACGCATTAACTATTTATCCGAACACCTCGTGATGTTTCATAATCTTCTCCGTATGGTAATTGTATTCTGCAACTAGTTTATGCATACGTCTgcaaatatgatatatatttcatagGATGGTCCTATAAACCTACAAATTTAGCAAATGTATGTTATATGTGCAGGTTGAGTTggatttataaattataattaggaGGACAAAGTACATGTTATttctaaaaacaaaaatgcgaaaaaataaatttccgTTGCCGGGACTTGAACCCGGGTCTCTCGGGTGAGAGCCGAGTATCCTAACCAACTAGACTACAACGGATCTTTGTGATCGTAAATTGGACAATCtaaaattgaagaatttcGATTTGTTTTTGGGTAATTACCTCTATAAATTAAGTTCTACTATATATCAATtgaagcttttttttttttggtgaaataatttaaatttttggattgAATATGAATGTGACTATCTAAGGGACCTTTGGCTGGAACTCTCTAATGGATATTAGATATGAACGTAAACGCAACTATTTGTGAGGCGGATGGAAATTTGACAATGGAGCCGTCATCTATTTTTTTAGGCCAATAAATGATTCAATTTTACCCcggttttcattttttccccaTGTGGTCCGTACTCAATAATTATCATTCttcatattttatgattttattttcaaaatgaaaatctatCCTTTTGCCCGAGTGATTGCATCTTCGAAAGGAGGTCAAGATCGCATCAATCGTTTCCTTTCTTCCGCGCAACCTGAAGATAGGGCTTCAATTCACTCCCAACTCCACTAGCATGAGAAAGACCGGTATTACGGCAAAAACTCGACCCGACATTACAGTACATTGCACAAAACCTTATGCAGATACCGGATCCATTACATCGTCTCATAAATTATCACTACTCATGAAAAGTGAAATTTCTCCATTGCTATTAAAAGCTTATACTAAATTGAGCTCTTTATCTGCTTTCAGTTCTATTGATTATCAGgtcttcaatatatatatatatggggttAAATCCTAATCTGCAATTGGATTGGTAAGTTAACTTGTTAAGAAattcagcgaaaaaaaaaaagttaactTGTTAAGACGGGAATGTGGAAatggtacatatatatatatatataaaaaggcCGACTAAGTGGTGATCCGAACCAAAGAGGTAACCAGTCACATGAAggaaaaaattgacaaaaacaAACGCCGTTCTGGACAATGGGGTGCCGTCAACAATAAATGTGCTCTCCGATGACAAATTACGACTGCAACGTAACATCCAGTTAGTTATATATGGAAGGGCCTATAGGGATGTTAAagcccgtttgttttcaggaataaaataacaaaaattttaactttaactttaacttaacccactacacaacaaaaaataCGCATTTTTCAAGTcgaaaactttaactttaactttaactcgaCACACTCACAaca
This genomic window contains:
- the LOC116198850 gene encoding UDP-N-acetylmuramoyl-L-alanyl-D-glutamate--2,6-diaminopimelate ligase MurE homolog, chloroplastic, with amino-acid sequence MSLLSLSLPNFRTGSFLSLRSQQHLSAKPHPLLSPPPLSLRPVTTAAAQSYPSPAEDDPPEAPEDSVHGVSKFQQIHRQAARARKLQEEDFKKHQSTFLSAIADVEDAPDSQGAAAQDDSGDDLFGEIDKAIALKRREFVKQGLLAPNTKKEKVLDAEELEPEEVVDLEEIQELQGLRVVSAGEGEEDDGSRTFDDEVSDSGKANRGSVSDPSFDLDFDIYGKARARIVEPKFKMTLAELLDESKVVPISVFGNLEVEITGIQHDSRLVSSGDLFVCCVGRKTDGHLFLSEADKRGAVAVVASKEIDIEETLGCKALVIVEDTSAVLASLAASFYRQPSRNMSVIGITGTNGKTTTAYLVKGMYEAMGLRTGMLSTVAYYVHGDNKLESPNTTPDAVLVQNLMAKMLHNGTEAVVMEASSHGLALGRCDEVDFDIAVFTNLTRDHLDFHGSEEEYKEAKAKLFSRMVDPERHRKIVNIDDPNAPFFIAQGNSDVPVVTFGMENKNADVYPLKFELSLFETQVLVHTPQGILEISSGLLGRHNIYNILAAVAVGIAVGAPLEDIVRGIEEVDAVPGRCELIDEEQAFGVIVDYAHTPDALSRLLDSVRELGARRIITVVGCAGESDRGKRPMMTKIATDKSDVTILTSDNPKSEDPLDILDDMLAGVGWTMQDYLKYGENDYYPPLPNGHRLFLHDIRRVAVRCAVAMGEEGDMVVVAGKGHETYQIEGDKNEFFDDREECREALQYVDELHQAGIDTSEFPWRLPESH
- the LOC116198861 gene encoding BTB/POZ domain-containing protein At5g41330 gives rise to the protein MPSLASSVPAPAMSGGSTRFQRSKTESNIVTIDVGGQMFQTTKQTLALAGPDSLLSELAGSDPSQLAHRFIDRDPELFSVLLSLLRTGNLPSKAKSFDLRDLISESEFYGVESFLVNSLSNPSQFDAFNLEKSRILELNGRDLPSTIAAAPSGSLHVVHGSKITSFDWSLRKKSTILTQFPAIDSLLEISPRIVAAGATDFPGLQILELQKGAVRASLNWENATKSASTVQAIGSSGDHLFTSFESSRRNSNCIMVYDQQSLRPVTEIAHFEIYGAEIESAVPATKLRWVPGVNLLMASGSHRGPLGMTGNIRLWDVRSGSAVWEVKERADCFSDVTFSDRLSAIFKVGVDSGEVSYMDLRSLGTESSWVCLGEGKRSASGKKEGLGCRIEGHGSQVFCSRGGDIELWSEVAVMGSSSDRSENGLQGRVFRKNLVGRAKDMGGAKITSLAFGNKMFVTRKDLQFVEVWESTVSR